In Streptomyces erythrochromogenes, the DNA window CGCCCACCGAGTCCATGCTCCTTGCACGCCCTAACGTCACCTGTCAGACTGGTGATATGGGGCATGCGTTTCCTGCCGGAACACCGGCACTCGACTTCGCGGGGACGCTGCGCGTGCGCTACGGCCCCAAGACCCGGGAGATGCTCGACTCGCCGGAGAGCCTCGGGCTGTGGTTCAGCGAATGCGGCATCACCGAGAGCGGAATCGACTGCCAGGAGGCCGACCTCGCCGAGGCGCTGGTCCTGCGGGAGGCGATCTACCGGCTGGTCCGGGCGAGGATCGACGGCGAGAGCTACGACGAGGAGGCACTGGCCCTCGTCAACGAGGCCGCCCGCGGCCCGGCGCCCGTCCTCCGGCTCACGGCCACCGGCCGCCGGATCGAGGCCACGATCCAGCAGGCGCTGGCATACGTCGCCCGCGACACGGTCACCGTCCTCAGCGGGCCGGACGTGCCCCTGCTCAAGGAGTGCGCGAACCCCGAGTGCACCCAGTTCTACGTCGACCGCTCCCGCGGAGCGCGCCGCGAGTGGTGCGGGATGGACCCCTGCGGCAACAAGATCAAGGCCGCCGCCTACCGGGCACGCAAGCGCGCCGTCGCGTCGTAGCAGCGGTCCGTTCCGGGTGCGGGAAAGCGACGTGCGACGACCTCGGCCCGGCCGTCGAGGGGTTCTTGACCGAGAGCCGGGCCCGGGCCCCGCTCCACAGGGCGGAGCTCCGACGAGCGGCGCACCACCCTCCGTACGGCGGGGCGGGTCCTTCCCGGGCGGGTGACGCGGACGCCGCCCCCGCAGGTCGAGGTGGCAGCCGGGTCGCCTCGGTGGGCCGCCCGCGGCTGCCGGTCCCCCTCCGGTCCGGCCGGCAGTCCGCCCATGGTCAGAGCCACCGCACGGCAGGGCCCGTCCGGCCCCCTCGCCCGCCTGAGCGGGACCGCACGCGTCCCGGTAGCGTTGATGGTGCGCGTTCCGCCCACACCGCCACGCCGCCGCCCGGCGGGGCAGCCGCCGATCGGCATCGGCAGAGGAACGGGATCACATGCCACAGCACCGCTTCCCGCCCGGGGTGCAGGCCGCCGGGGCCGTTCTCGCCCTCCTGACGGCCCTCGGCCCCACGCAGGCCGCCGCCGCACCACCCACCCCCGCCCCCCCCACCCCCGCCCCCACCGGGCCCGCCCCGGCCGCAGGGGCCCGCTTCGTACCGGGCCCCTGCCCCAGCACCCCCGAACCGATCGAAGCCCTGGCCACCGCCCGCTGCGGATACCTGGAGGTCCCCGAGAACCGCACCCGGCCCGGCGGCCGGACCATCCGGCTGGCCGCGGCGGTCATCCCCGCCACCTCGCCGAAGCCCGCCCAGGACCCCGTGGTGTTCATGTCGGGCGGCCCCGGCGGCGAGACCTTCGACGACATCCCCTACCTGGTCTCCTCCGGCCTGAACCGCGACCGCGACCTGATCGTCATGGCCCAGCGCGGCAACCTCTACGACACCCCCGACCTCGCCTGCCCGGAACTGGACCGCTTCTACGCCACCTCCGTCGGGCTGCCCTCCTACGCACCACAGACCGAGCGCCTCATGCTCGACGCGGCCAAGCAGTGCCGGGACCGCCTCACGGCCGAAGGCACCGACCTCAGCGCCTACAACAGCACCGAGAACGCCGCCGACTTCGCCGACCTGCGCACCGCACTCGGCATCAAGCAGTGGAACGTCTACGGCCACTCCTACGGCAGCAACCTCGCCCTGACCTACCTGCGCCTGCACCCCCAGGGCATCCGCGCGGTGGCGCTCGACTCCATCGCCCCTGCGCAGTCCGTCTCCCTGCCCTTCGCCTGGGCAAGCGCCCAGGAAGGCCTCGCGAACCTCTACAAGGCCTGCGCGGCCGAGCCCCGCTGCAACAGCCGCTACCCCGACCTCGAACGCACCCTGGACGAGCAGGTGCGCAAACTGCAGGCCCACCCGCTGACACTGAACGTCCGCCCGCCCCAGGGCGGAGCCCCGGTGAAGGTCGTCCTCGACGGCGGCGCGCTGGTCAACCTCCTGGTCGCCAAGGCCATCCCCTTCAAAGACGTCCCGGCTGCGATCGACGAACTCGCCCGCGGACACCCGGAACGCTTCGCCCGGGCCCGGGCCGCCGGCTCGGTCCAGGTCACCGGCCAGACCGCCCACGGCCTGACGAACTCGGTGGTGTGCAGCGAGTGGGTGCCGGACCACACGGCGTCCGACGTACTGGACGCCGGCCGCCGGGCCTTCCCCCACTGGCCGGACCCCGTCCTGGCCCAGGCACCCCAACTCGCCTTCCAGGAACAGGTGTGCCGCATCTGGAACGTCCCCGACCGCACCGCCCGGCAGCGGGTGGCCCCCGCCGCCTCGGTGCCGACGCTCTTCCTCAACGGAACGTTCGACATGAAGACCGGGCCGAGCTGGGCCCAGCAGACCGCCCGCACACTGCCCCGATCGAGCACCGTGCAGATCCCCGGCATCGGGCACTGGACCGTCCCGCAGTCACCCTGCGCCCAGAAGGTGCTGGCGTCCTTCCTCACCCGCCCGACCGCACCCGACACCGGCTGCGTGGCAGACCTCAAGTGGGAACCGTTCACCATCACCCCGAAGTGAGCGCCGAACGCCCGCGCGGAAAGAAAGGCCGACAACTACCGCACCGGCGGACCGCACCTGCTCACCGGGATCACGCAAGGCGCGGTGAGCGTCGGCGACGTCCTGCGCCCACGCGGCATCGACGAAGGGCGGTACGGGGCCGGAATCCTCCTCCTCCCCGACAAGACCCTGGTCCACCGGGGCGACTGGGAGGGATTCCACAGCACCTTCATCGTGAGCCCGGACCGCAACACCGCCGTCACCGTCGTGTGCAACGTGGACTCGCCCGACCATTTCCACGCGGCGAACCAACTGCTGGACATCTGGACCACATGACCGGGCCCGGCGGGTGGCGCAGCCCCGGCGGGTGGCGCAGGCCCGACAACAGGATGATGATCGGGAGAGGAAGCGCTCACCCCTGCCGCCGAGCCCGGGAGGGGAGGAGAGGCCCCGGGCGGCTCTGACAGGCATGGAGCGGATCGCCAGATCCCCGGACGAGGGACGGGCAGCGACACACATGGCATGGGGACGGTGGGACAGCGGGGCAGGCCCCCTGGGCGAGGCCGTGCTCACCGCCCTGTTCACCCGGGCACGGACCCCGATGTACCTCCTGGACACCGAGCTGCGGGTCACGTACGCCAATACGGCCGCGCAGGACACGCATCGCCCGCCCGGCCAGGCCCCGCCCGGCCAGGCCCCGCCCGGCCAGGGCCTGGCCGGACGCTACCTGTGGGACCTGCTCCCGGACGCCGAAACCGACCGCCTGCGCGATGTGCTCGGGCAGGTCCTGAAGACCGGCACCCCCCAGCTCGGGGTGCTCCTGCAAGGCCGCACCGCCGGCCCCGCCCGCCGGCCGCACATCCTCTCCCTCGACCTGCACCGCCTGCAGGACGCCGAGGGCCGGGTCCTGGGCGTCGCCGCCGCAGCCACCGACGGCACCGAAGAACACCGGGCCCGCAGCCGGCAGGCACTGCTGCACCAGGCGGCCGGCACCATCGGCACCACCCTGGACGTCCTGCGCACCGCGCAGGAACTGGCCGACCTGACCGTGCCCGCGCTCGCCGACGGCGTCGCCGTGGACGTCCTGGACTCGGTGCTGCGCGGTCAGGCCCCACCCTCCGGCCCCCTCCTGGACAACCTGCCGCTACGGCGAGCCGCCTACAGCGCCCGGCCCGGCGGGCAGGACATCGCGATCCACCAGGTGGGGGAAGTCAGCGCCTTCGCCAGCAACACCCCCTACACCGCCTGCCTGGCCGATCTCCAACCCCGCCTGGTGACCGACATCCAGCACGACCCGGCGTGGCTGGCACGCGAACCCGAACGCCGACGCCGGTTCCTCGCAGGCGGCGTGCACTCGCTGCTCCTCGTCCCGCTGGCCGCCCGCGGGGTCGTCCTCGGACTGGCCGTCTTCCTGCGCTGGCACACCCCCGAGCCGTTCGACAGGCAGGACCTCGCCCTGGCCGCCGACCTGGCCGCCCGGACCGCGCTGTGCCTGGACAACGCCCGCCTGTACAACCGCGAACGGTCCATCGCCCGCCTCCTGCAGCTCGACCTGCGCCCACCCCAGGTAGCCGCCCACATCGCCGTGGACACCGCCCACACCTACCGCCCGACCGGCCCCGGCGCCGACTGGTTCGACGTCATCCCGCTCTCCAGCGCCCGCGTCGCGCTCGCGGTGGGCGACATCCCCGCACCGGGCCTGCAGTCCGCCGCGCGCGTGGGAGAGCTG includes these proteins:
- a CDS encoding CGNR zinc finger domain-containing protein → MGHAFPAGTPALDFAGTLRVRYGPKTREMLDSPESLGLWFSECGITESGIDCQEADLAEALVLREAIYRLVRARIDGESYDEEALALVNEAARGPAPVLRLTATGRRIEATIQQALAYVARDTVTVLSGPDVPLLKECANPECTQFYVDRSRGARREWCGMDPCGNKIKAAAYRARKRAVAS
- a CDS encoding serine hydrolase, with the translated sequence MSVGDVLRPRGIDEGRYGAGILLLPDKTLVHRGDWEGFHSTFIVSPDRNTAVTVVCNVDSPDHFHAANQLLDIWTT
- a CDS encoding SpoIIE family protein phosphatase, whose translation is MAWGRWDSGAGPLGEAVLTALFTRARTPMYLLDTELRVTYANTAAQDTHRPPGQAPPGQAPPGQGLAGRYLWDLLPDAETDRLRDVLGQVLKTGTPQLGVLLQGRTAGPARRPHILSLDLHRLQDAEGRVLGVAAAATDGTEEHRARSRQALLHQAAGTIGTTLDVLRTAQELADLTVPALADGVAVDVLDSVLRGQAPPSGPLLDNLPLRRAAYSARPGGQDIAIHQVGEVSAFASNTPYTACLADLQPRLVTDIQHDPAWLAREPERRRRFLAGGVHSLLLVPLAARGVVLGLAVFLRWHTPEPFDRQDLALAADLAARTALCLDNARLYNRERSIARLLQLDLRPPQVAAHIAVDTAHTYRPTGPGADWFDVIPLSSARVALAVGDIPAPGLQSAARVGELRVALSALSAMDLPPDEVLERLHALTARFRAELPPQEPHRPVSCLYAVYDPVTGRCTAASSGHPPPAILWPDGTVSFAEIPAGPILGRGNGQYEAAELQLPEGTTLALYNTGILDTAGQDATAAQQSRLGQALASGTGTLQDRCDAVHYAMAPHETDHDVVLLLARTRLLGPDRAAAWTWPNDASTIADARSAVRHTLAAWACTTWGTAPP
- a CDS encoding alpha/beta fold hydrolase, producing the protein MPQHRFPPGVQAAGAVLALLTALGPTQAAAAPPTPAPPTPAPTGPAPAAGARFVPGPCPSTPEPIEALATARCGYLEVPENRTRPGGRTIRLAAAVIPATSPKPAQDPVVFMSGGPGGETFDDIPYLVSSGLNRDRDLIVMAQRGNLYDTPDLACPELDRFYATSVGLPSYAPQTERLMLDAAKQCRDRLTAEGTDLSAYNSTENAADFADLRTALGIKQWNVYGHSYGSNLALTYLRLHPQGIRAVALDSIAPAQSVSLPFAWASAQEGLANLYKACAAEPRCNSRYPDLERTLDEQVRKLQAHPLTLNVRPPQGGAPVKVVLDGGALVNLLVAKAIPFKDVPAAIDELARGHPERFARARAAGSVQVTGQTAHGLTNSVVCSEWVPDHTASDVLDAGRRAFPHWPDPVLAQAPQLAFQEQVCRIWNVPDRTARQRVAPAASVPTLFLNGTFDMKTGPSWAQQTARTLPRSSTVQIPGIGHWTVPQSPCAQKVLASFLTRPTAPDTGCVADLKWEPFTITPK